The following are encoded together in the Desulfoplanes formicivorans genome:
- the ftsW gene encoding putative lipid II flippase FtsW, whose translation MGNSSHTATRLGIDWWLLFPLAVLTGLGLIMVLSASGVMAEKFWNTPYHFITRQSLFAGLGLCIMLATSRLSPSCLHALHYPLLAGSLVLLALTLLPVVAVKAGGASRWINLGFFSLQPLEVAKVALVFYLAYFFSRKQDRIKTFRIGFVPPFMTTGIMCALLLVQPDFGGAMFLVMILFLFCLVGGTRFSYLAISSIMALGLATVLVMTSPYRFRRWFAFLDPFKDAQDSGYQLVQSLYGFGAGGWLGVGLGAGRQKLFFLPEAHNDFILAVLGEELGFVGVSLVIVLMGIILWRCVVIALNQKDMQDRFLAFGAGLIIILGAILNMAVVLAVAPPKGVAFPFLSYGGSNMLTSFFCMGILLNLSRRGSRAR comes from the coding sequence ATGGGGAACTCGTCACACACTGCGACCAGATTGGGGATTGATTGGTGGCTTTTGTTTCCCCTTGCCGTGCTTACCGGGCTGGGGCTGATCATGGTCTTGAGTGCCAGCGGGGTCATGGCTGAAAAATTTTGGAACACGCCATACCATTTTATCACCCGGCAGAGCCTGTTCGCCGGGCTGGGGCTTTGTATCATGTTGGCGACAAGCAGACTTTCTCCGTCATGTCTGCATGCGCTTCATTATCCCCTGCTTGCAGGTTCCCTGGTGCTTTTGGCCTTGACCCTGCTTCCTGTCGTGGCGGTCAAGGCGGGAGGCGCAAGCAGATGGATCAATTTGGGATTTTTCAGTCTCCAGCCCCTTGAGGTGGCCAAGGTGGCCCTGGTTTTTTATCTGGCTTATTTTTTTTCCCGTAAGCAGGATCGGATAAAGACGTTTCGCATCGGGTTCGTGCCACCGTTCATGACAACCGGCATCATGTGTGCTCTGCTCCTGGTGCAGCCGGATTTTGGCGGCGCCATGTTTTTGGTCATGATTCTTTTTCTGTTTTGTCTGGTGGGGGGAACCAGGTTCAGTTATCTGGCCATTTCTTCCATCATGGCTCTGGGCCTGGCCACTGTACTTGTGATGACCTCGCCCTACCGTTTTCGACGGTGGTTCGCCTTTCTGGATCCCTTCAAGGATGCCCAGGATAGTGGATATCAACTGGTTCAATCCCTCTATGGATTCGGGGCCGGAGGCTGGTTGGGCGTGGGTCTGGGCGCTGGCAGGCAAAAGCTTTTTTTTCTGCCTGAGGCGCACAATGATTTCATCCTGGCGGTGCTTGGGGAAGAACTGGGATTTGTCGGGGTTTCACTGGTCATCGTGCTCATGGGGATCATTCTGTGGCGATGCGTGGTCATCGCCCTGAACCAAAAGGATATGCAGGATCGTTTTTTGGCTTTTGGCGCGGGATTGATCATCATTCTGGGTGCCATTTTGAATATGGCGGTTGTTCTGGCCGTGGCACCGCCCAAGGGCGTTGCCTTCCCCTTCTTGAGTTATGGCGGGAGCAATATGCTGACCAGTTTCTTTTGCATGGGCATTCTGCTCAACCTGTCGAGGCGGGGATCACGAGCTCGCTGA
- the murG gene encoding undecaprenyldiphospho-muramoylpentapeptide beta-N-acetylglucosaminyltransferase, whose amino-acid sequence MERIILTTGGTGGHIFPALAVAEAVRSRFPECRILFVGGSHGPEAQLAREAGLEFVALPSQGILGKGLRFFPGLLRMGWGVVRGMLLVRSFKPQVIVGFGGYAGFPAVMAGSLLRVPTAVHEQNSIPGMCNRTLGKRVDRIFVSFEDKSTLFDVSKVVLTGNPVRRDIVNLGRQDPGKGSVQGKNLLVLGGSQGATAINDAIIDILPSLRRERVNIWHQTGARDWDRIRAAYQERYPEARVDPFIKNMAEAYDFADLVVCRAGATTLAELTIAGKPSILIPFPYAVHDHQLKNARYLEEAGAALVMVQSYLDEVNLAGTITDLMTMHEKLRAMRHNARRLGQPKAAESIVSEMETMVQGTGDSFHP is encoded by the coding sequence GTGGAACGCATTATTCTGACGACAGGAGGCACTGGAGGCCATATTTTTCCAGCTCTGGCCGTTGCCGAAGCCGTACGGTCGCGCTTTCCTGAGTGCAGGATTCTTTTTGTGGGAGGCTCCCACGGACCCGAAGCCCAGTTGGCCCGGGAGGCCGGCCTTGAGTTTGTGGCCTTGCCGTCCCAGGGTATTCTCGGCAAGGGGCTCCGGTTTTTTCCCGGGCTGTTGCGCATGGGGTGGGGCGTTGTACGGGGCATGCTGCTTGTCCGTTCGTTCAAACCCCAGGTGATTGTCGGATTTGGCGGATATGCCGGATTTCCCGCAGTCATGGCCGGGAGCCTGCTGCGTGTACCCACGGCCGTGCATGAGCAGAACAGTATCCCCGGCATGTGTAACAGAACGCTGGGGAAGCGGGTTGATCGCATTTTTGTATCTTTTGAGGACAAATCCACCTTGTTTGATGTCTCCAAGGTGGTGCTGACCGGGAATCCCGTTCGCAGGGATATTGTCAATCTCGGCAGACAGGATCCGGGCAAGGGGTCGGTGCAGGGAAAAAATCTTCTTGTCCTTGGAGGAAGTCAGGGCGCCACGGCCATTAATGATGCGATCATTGACATTCTTCCCTCATTGCGCAGGGAGCGTGTGAATATCTGGCATCAGACAGGTGCCAGGGATTGGGACCGTATCCGGGCTGCGTACCAGGAGCGGTATCCCGAAGCCCGAGTGGATCCTTTTATCAAGAATATGGCCGAGGCCTATGATTTTGCCGATCTGGTCGTATGTCGGGCAGGGGCAACCACCCTTGCCGAGCTGACCATTGCGGGCAAGCCGAGCATATTGATTCCGTTTCCCTATGCCGTGCATGATCATCAACTCAAGAACGCCCGATATCTGGAAGAGGCCGGTGCAGCCCTGGTCATGGTTCAGAGCTACCTGGACGAGGTCAATCTGGCCGGGACCATTACGGATCTCATGACCATGCACGAGAAGCTTCGGGCCATGCGTCACAATGCCCGTCGCCTGGGCCAGCCCAAAGCAGCAGAATCCATTGTCAGCGAAATGGAAACCATGGTCCAGGGTACAGGAGATTCTTTTCACCCCTAA
- the murC gene encoding UDP-N-acetylmuramate--L-alanine ligase, protein MRNKIQKIHMVGIGGTGMSGIAEVLLNLGYDVSGSDLGRTPVIERLEKLGARIAQGHDGANLGEAHVLVRSSAIADDNPEVLKAREQGIPIIPRAEMLAELMRLKTGIAVAGTHGKTTTTSFLATMFKEAGFDPTVIIGGILNAYGSNAMLGKGEYLIAEADESDGSFLCLQPILNVVTNIDADHLDFYADLEDVQATFVRFMNAIPFYGLNVVCGDDPNIRAILPRIKRPVVTYGLGPDNDLRAEVESCEYGSRFKVLLNGTPWGEIVLAQPGRHNILNALGGIGVAIEAGVPKEAIVKGLSQFGGVGRRFERKGERNQVLVIDDYGHHPTEIKATLRTARECFPDKRLVVAFQPHRFSRTKALFGDFCTCFADADVLLLTEIYPASETPIPGVNGLNLARAIKQVSDLKVLFYEDFGAMSDALPGVVQPGDVLLTIGAGNIWSVGMNYLHKP, encoded by the coding sequence ATGCGAAACAAGATTCAGAAAATTCATATGGTCGGGATCGGTGGTACCGGAATGAGCGGTATAGCCGAGGTTCTCCTCAATCTCGGGTACGACGTCAGCGGTTCGGATCTGGGGCGCACGCCTGTGATCGAGCGTCTGGAAAAACTGGGCGCGCGTATCGCCCAAGGGCACGATGGTGCCAATCTTGGCGAGGCCCATGTACTGGTGCGATCTTCGGCCATTGCCGATGACAATCCAGAAGTGCTCAAGGCCCGCGAGCAAGGAATACCCATCATCCCCCGGGCTGAAATGCTTGCCGAGCTCATGCGTCTGAAAACGGGCATTGCCGTGGCCGGGACCCATGGCAAGACAACGACCACCTCGTTTTTGGCCACCATGTTCAAGGAGGCCGGGTTCGATCCCACAGTGATCATCGGCGGCATTCTCAACGCCTACGGAAGCAATGCCATGCTCGGGAAGGGCGAATACCTCATTGCCGAGGCCGACGAATCAGATGGCTCGTTTCTCTGCCTTCAGCCCATCCTGAATGTGGTCACCAATATTGATGCGGATCATCTTGATTTTTATGCGGATCTGGAAGACGTCCAGGCAACCTTTGTTCGCTTCATGAACGCCATTCCCTTTTACGGGCTGAACGTGGTCTGCGGGGATGACCCCAACATCAGGGCCATTTTGCCCAGGATCAAGCGTCCCGTTGTAACCTACGGGCTCGGCCCGGACAATGATCTGCGTGCTGAAGTGGAATCCTGCGAATATGGCTCCCGGTTCAAGGTACTGCTCAATGGTACGCCGTGGGGCGAGATCGTTTTGGCCCAGCCGGGAAGACACAATATTTTGAATGCATTGGGCGGAATAGGCGTGGCCATTGAGGCCGGTGTTCCCAAGGAGGCCATTGTCAAGGGGTTGTCCCAGTTTGGAGGGGTTGGACGCCGATTCGAACGCAAGGGAGAGCGCAATCAGGTCCTGGTTATTGATGATTACGGCCACCATCCCACCGAGATCAAGGCGACCCTGCGAACCGCCAGGGAGTGTTTTCCCGACAAGCGCCTTGTGGTTGCTTTTCAGCCGCACCGCTTTTCCAGGACCAAGGCGTTGTTTGGGGATTTTTGCACCTGCTTTGCGGACGCCGATGTCCTTCTCTTGACGGAAATCTATCCTGCCTCGGAAACGCCCATTCCCGGGGTCAATGGTCTGAATCTGGCCCGGGCCATCAAGCAGGTTTCGGATCTCAAGGTTCTTTTTTACGAGGATTTCGGCGCCATGAGCGATGCCCTGCCCGGGGTGGTGCAACCCGGTGATGTGCTGTTGACCATTGGAGCGGGCAATATCTGGTCCGTGGGGATGAACTACCTGCACAAGCCATGA
- the murB gene encoding UDP-N-acetylmuramate dehydrogenase, translated as MKITVQPSFRELTTLRLGGQARCLLVPQCDADYEAIPREAERYGGRLLALGRGSNILAGDGEHDLALIRRPCLAAPRVVRTTSNKVLVAVDGGMTLAGLLAWCIKHECSGLEPLAGIPGSIGGAVAMNAGSHGCECFDLLQALRIWTPKDGVVWVDREICRAGYRRFALQGYDGVFAVLEALLAFETCSRDVIRKRVKSWFVRKKSVQPLTAWTAGCAFKNPLNHSAGRLLDQAGLRGYALGGMRFSPVHANFLENTGKGTATQAFELMDLARETVAKRFGMVLEREVEVLECP; from the coding sequence ATGAAGATAACTGTTCAGCCATCGTTTCGGGAACTGACCACATTGCGTCTGGGGGGACAGGCCAGATGTCTGCTCGTCCCCCAATGTGATGCGGACTATGAAGCCATTCCCCGGGAGGCTGAACGGTATGGAGGCAGGCTCTTGGCCTTGGGTCGGGGATCCAATATTCTGGCAGGGGATGGAGAACACGATCTTGCCCTGATACGCCGCCCTTGTCTGGCAGCGCCCAGGGTTGTCCGGACTACCTCGAACAAGGTGCTGGTTGCCGTGGACGGGGGCATGACATTGGCCGGACTGCTGGCCTGGTGCATCAAGCATGAGTGTTCGGGGTTGGAGCCCCTGGCCGGGATCCCGGGAAGTATCGGGGGGGCGGTGGCCATGAACGCGGGTTCCCATGGTTGCGAATGTTTCGATCTGCTGCAGGCCCTTCGGATATGGACCCCGAAAGATGGCGTGGTTTGGGTTGATCGTGAAATATGTCGGGCTGGATACCGGCGGTTTGCCCTTCAGGGATATGATGGCGTGTTTGCCGTTCTGGAAGCGCTTCTGGCCTTTGAAACTTGTTCCAGGGACGTGATTCGAAAACGGGTCAAATCGTGGTTTGTACGCAAGAAGAGCGTCCAGCCGCTGACGGCCTGGACCGCAGGGTGTGCTTTCAAGAATCCCCTGAATCATTCGGCCGGAAGATTGCTCGATCAGGCAGGGTTGCGGGGGTATGCACTGGGAGGGATGCGGTTTTCGCCCGTTCATGCCAACTTCCTGGAAAATACCGGAAAGGGGACGGCCACCCAGGCATTCGAACTGATGGATCTGGCCCGGGAAACCGTTGCAAAGCGTTTCGGTATGGTGCTGGAACGTGAAGTCGAGGTCCTTGAATGCCCGTGA
- a CDS encoding cell division protein FtsQ/DivIB → MAGFLGFWFKTGLAFMFVGLVSVALVYAYRYVTVQPFFALNEVRVSGNSHQSDATLLARAGINLGQNIFEVNIGQIQERLQKDPWIDRVSIRRVLPDRLEIHVGERQACFWVIREHELFYADQRGRLIDKVEPAHFISLPILGPLEKNGMEDVLSRTVDLLNTNSLPFGFASIENLAVSPDGNLEIFLNRPDMLVTLGVRELETNCRRLTMVWNDLEKRREHQRVRSLQAFAGKVWADVS, encoded by the coding sequence GTGGCTGGGTTCCTGGGGTTCTGGTTCAAGACCGGCCTGGCGTTCATGTTTGTCGGACTGGTGAGCGTGGCACTGGTTTATGCCTATCGCTATGTCACTGTGCAGCCTTTTTTCGCCTTGAACGAGGTTCGGGTGAGCGGCAATTCCCATCAAAGCGACGCCACCCTTCTGGCGCGTGCCGGGATCAATTTGGGACAGAATATTTTTGAGGTGAACATTGGGCAGATACAGGAACGTTTGCAAAAGGATCCATGGATTGATCGCGTTTCCATTCGTCGTGTTTTGCCCGATCGCCTGGAGATCCATGTGGGTGAAAGACAGGCCTGTTTTTGGGTCATCCGGGAGCATGAACTGTTTTATGCTGATCAAAGGGGCCGGTTGATAGACAAGGTCGAGCCGGCACATTTCATCTCCTTGCCGATTCTTGGCCCTTTGGAAAAAAACGGCATGGAAGATGTGCTTTCCCGAACGGTCGATCTTTTGAATACCAACAGTCTGCCCTTTGGATTCGCATCCATAGAGAACCTTGCGGTTTCTCCTGACGGGAACTTGGAGATTTTTCTCAATCGTCCGGACATGCTGGTGACTCTGGGAGTACGTGAGCTGGAAACCAATTGCCGACGGTTGACCATGGTTTGGAATGATTTGGAAAAACGCAGGGAACACCAACGTGTCAGAAGCCTTCAGGCCTTTGCAGGCAAGGTTTGGGCAGACGTAAGCTGA
- the ftsA gene encoding cell division protein FtsA, whose amino-acid sequence MAKSELVVGLDIGTTKICAVVGEVTPDGVDVVGIGTSPSTGLRKGVVVNIEQTVQSIKKALEEAELMAGCEIRSVYAGIAGSHIAGFNSHGVIAVKGGEVTARDVERVLDAAKAVAIPLDREVIHILPQEYIVDDQRGITAPLGMAGVRLEVKVHIVTGAVTSAQNIVRSCHRSGLDVEDIVLESLASAKSILTDEEREIGVALVDLGGGTTDLAIFSNDAIKHTSVLALGGANLTNDIAFGLRTPMQAAERIKVKYGCALGDLVAGDEVIDVPSVGGRDPRKLSRHVLAEICEPRMEEIFALVDQELVRSGYKKLIGAGVVLTGGGALIQGAQDLAEQIFNVPTRVGFPKGVGGLTDVVKSSMYATAVGLLLYGAEKADMKRGIRIRDKNMFNRILTSMKKWFVDIS is encoded by the coding sequence ATGGCCAAATCGGAACTTGTCGTAGGACTGGACATCGGGACCACGAAAATCTGTGCTGTGGTGGGTGAAGTTACTCCTGACGGGGTGGATGTGGTTGGCATTGGCACGAGTCCATCCACCGGACTTCGCAAGGGTGTGGTCGTCAACATTGAGCAGACCGTTCAATCCATCAAAAAGGCCTTGGAAGAGGCCGAACTCATGGCAGGTTGCGAAATTCGCTCCGTGTATGCGGGGATTGCCGGGAGTCATATCGCGGGATTCAACAGCCACGGTGTTATTGCCGTCAAGGGCGGAGAAGTCACGGCCAGAGATGTGGAACGGGTTCTGGATGCCGCCAAGGCCGTGGCCATTCCTCTGGATCGGGAGGTCATTCACATTCTGCCCCAGGAGTACATTGTCGACGATCAGCGGGGCATTACGGCCCCCCTTGGCATGGCCGGGGTCCGTCTTGAGGTCAAGGTGCACATTGTCACCGGAGCGGTGACCAGCGCCCAGAACATTGTCCGTTCATGCCATCGTTCAGGCCTTGATGTGGAGGATATCGTTCTGGAGTCTCTGGCTTCGGCCAAATCCATTTTGACGGATGAGGAGCGGGAAATCGGCGTTGCCCTGGTGGATTTGGGCGGCGGGACAACGGATCTGGCCATTTTCAGTAATGACGCCATCAAGCATACGTCCGTACTCGCCCTGGGAGGGGCCAACCTGACTAACGATATTGCCTTTGGGCTGCGTACTCCCATGCAGGCTGCCGAAAGGATCAAGGTCAAATACGGATGCGCCCTGGGGGATCTGGTGGCCGGAGATGAGGTGATTGACGTTCCCAGTGTGGGCGGGCGGGATCCCCGAAAGCTTTCCCGTCATGTCCTTGCCGAGATTTGCGAGCCTCGCATGGAAGAAATTTTCGCATTGGTCGATCAGGAACTGGTCCGATCCGGCTACAAGAAACTTATTGGTGCCGGTGTTGTGCTGACAGGCGGGGGCGCCCTTATTCAGGGGGCCCAGGATCTTGCCGAGCAGATATTCAACGTGCCCACTCGGGTCGGATTTCCCAAGGGAGTCGGTGGATTGACCGATGTGGTCAAGAGCTCCATGTATGCCACGGCCGTGGGGCTGCTTTTGTATGGGGCCGAAAAGGCCGACATGAAACGTGGCATTCGAATTCGTGACAAAAACATGTTCAATCGTATCCTGACGTCCATGAAAAAGTGGTTTGTGGATATTTCATAA